GCCCTCAATGTTTTCACCTTGACCACAGCATCTGTCATTTGCAACAACATGTGGGCGTTTGCTCGCTCATCTTGGTCGCACTTGCCTTGAAGCTCCTCGTCCCGCCGAAGCAGCCCGAGCCTCGCTATGAAACGGCCATAGGTCTACAGCCATGTATTGACCTTTAATGCACCGCTCCGAAATATGTCTGCGGTGAAGTGGACTTTCTCCCCTGGTCTGAAATTAGTTAATTATAGTTTTAAGAATTTCCAAAGGGAAATGTCACAACTGTTGTGTTATAAAGGGTCAAAAAAGCATCTATTACCACTACCACATGATTTGGTGCTGCTGGGTATTGTGTGTGGGTTCTGGGGGATATGTGTGAAATCCCCTTGAGGACCACTGAGCCCCCCCTGCAATCATAGATGTATGACGCTTCTGTGTGCTGATAATGACCTTTTGCCCAGACCTTATTtcccctctttcctctctcttccaGAGTTTTACTTTCTGTGTGTaatctgtctttgtgttttctacCAAGCCTGAATCTCGTTTCTCCATTTTTACTGAAGTGAAATGAGTTgtgattttttgtttttccctctaACCACACTAACATATCCTCACTGGCAGTTAATGgctttaaataaaagcatttgaataataCAGATGTCAATATTTCTACAAAACCAAACTGTGACTGATTGCAGCTGTAGTAACATGTCAGTGTTTCACTTCCTTTTTACTGTCTCACTTTTAAGTTTTTGGGTGATAACATTTTTTTGGTTGATAATTTAATCTATACACGTGCTAAGACTTCTGCTCTGCTTCCAGGGGCTCTGACAGAATGTTACGATGAGCTGGGGAATCGATACCAGCTGCCAGTCtactgcctctctcctcctgtcaacATGATTGAAGAGCGCTCCGATGAGCCCGACGGTTCTGATCCAGACTCCGGCGCGGCAGACCCGTCCACGGGCAGCGCCAGTGACCCCAGCTCAGGAGGGGAGTGCCAGCTACGGCTGCGGCTCTCCACAGGCCGTGACCTGCAGCTGGTGGTTCGCTCCACGGACACAGTGGGCATGATGAAGCGTCGCCTACAAAGCCAGGAGGGTGTGTCAGCCACAAGCCAGCGCTGGTTTTTCTCAGGTCGGCCACTAACAGACAGGCTGCGTTTGGACCAGCTCAACATCTCCAGGGACTATGTAGTGCAGGTCATCCTGAGCCAGCCGCCAGCACCAGAGCCAGTCACCACGGTGGGACACGCACCAGAGGTGGTGGAAGGAGTGGCTGCGCAGCCACAAGAGCCcacgccggtggagaattaacCCCCccagcttcaggttcaggttgGCGCTCCAGTGGGCTGCAGAATaaggacagagaaagaaaatcaaagtTCGCTCTTTTGGTTTGcactcttctcttctcctctacTCTTCTCTGCTTTCACTCGTTTCTACTGAGAAGGGCTTTGATTGGGCAGAAGATGGCtgctggtctgctggagcaaaaGGACTCCTCAATTGAGAAAAGACTCCCCACCTTTGTTATTACACGTTGACATTTTGACCTTTTTTGAAGTCTTTTTAACTGTTCCTATGGAAACCAAACAACTAAAACAGAACTTTGTCAGGTGGAGAAAAAGGTTTCTTAGTAACACTGatgttaaaatgtttctgtgttccagtttccatttagTATCTGCTCCCTGGCAAAGCTGGGGCATCAGATTCTGTTTATGAGACTACAGGGTTCTACGTACATTTTAATTACAGACATTTTATATTCAGACAATTCAGAAAGAGATAGTTTAACAATCATAACATTTATTCAGGCAACTACTCTTAATTATATATGAAATAAATTGCCTGGGAAATACGTCAGTCTGCTGACAGCTGTAAAGAAAGATATTGTACTTCTAGTTAGCGAATAGCTgcgtcctgcgtgttgatggcAGGGAGCACGACTGGATGTtttccaagctgctgctggattagATGTTTTATTTCACTCTACTTCACAGAGCTTTCCACGTAATcattacagtacacagaaaATAGTCCGCGAGTGCGTTTGAGTGGGCGAATGTTCATATCCGGTCCGAACACAATCACACTTATTCATGTGGGAAAAAGAATGGATCAGAAACACAGTTGCATATTTTGATTAAAAATagaatgtttttaattaaaattgatCATTGTTTCTATTCTGCGACCTCTGCTTTTTGCTTTGACTAGTTTAATGTTTGAAATCAAGGTGTTCATTAGATCACAAGATTATATTTAATCTAAAAAGACACTTAAGCCATTGAAACTATTATAGTCTATGGTTTGTTATTTCTCTTTAAAGATTTAATTTAGGGGATTATATTGAATTACACAATAATTGAAATAATAACTGGATATTAGTTATCTTCCAAAACACAGGtgaaaaacactaaatataaaGTGAGAAATGACCCTCTACAGATGAGGActttcaaacaaacagacaacctTGATATagagaaacaagaaagaaatggaaacAAGAAAAGTCTAGAGATGAAATAATTGACAACATAAAAGGGAATCATCAACAAAAATCAAATATTTCATGGCCAAAATAAGTGAACTTTGACTTCTGTGACCCCCTTATCTCAAAAGCTTTATTGCTGTAAATAAGAACAGTGTAACTTTGATTTCCCTGTCTTTATTTACACATCCTTTAAATGTCTTTGGCATGGAAAAAACATGATGCAAAGAGGCTTTCTAAAGAAAAGAAGACACTTCAAGCATTGTGTTTGAAGTAGGTGGCGCCAGCTGGCAATCCCAGTTCAATGACAAAGAATTCCATTATGATGGAATGAGGAAGGAACTACGACCAACCTGCCTCGCAGAAACTTCTGTAAACTACACACGTGTACAGTATTAATTCAGAGGAAGGAGGGTTATTGACCCAATTGACTGGTATCACATTAAAAAGGTCACGAGAGAGGGAAGTGAATATGTTCCCTTTGCCATTATGTCTCCAGTCCAATCAGCGTGTAATCTGAGACTGATCATTCCTCTGACTGAGACTTTTATTAGGTTACGTTCTGAACATTCTGACATGCACCTAACACGGAAAAGCACATACGTTTGCAAAGCGGGTGCCACAAGCCCATGAAATACCACTTGCATTCTGAGCAAGGCACTGGTGCAAATATGATTCGCTATATCGCCATGCGCAACCACAAAGCGCTCCTGCCTTGTGCAAGAGTCATCTAGTCACATTTTTTCAAACTACGCAAACCTCCTAACTATAAATAAATTAGAGGTGCACTTACAGGAATTTGTGTACTGGCTCAGTTGACCCATGGACTCGTcataaaattataataatttaaagtTACTTGCTAAATATTTTTGTACACACGGTTCTACATGAACATTGTGTTAACATGTATCTGTAAATACTGGGCAGGTGTTTTAATATCTTGACCACCCAACTTTTAAACGAGTCAACACATTATCACATTATCCAACACATCAAGCAGGACTCCACCACAACTTTAAActataataaatacacatttataaATATGAGATATCAGCCAGAGTTTATAACACAGCTAGTTGTGGTTTTTCATTCATGAAACCAAATTTTCTTTTCTGTGGAAGTGTGATCATCACTTTTGctttcttgttcttgttcctgAGAATTCTCACAGACTTTTTCCAGACTACCTGTTTACAGTGACACAGAATTATAATATCACACAGTCATGTGCAATTACTTTTCCAGTTCCCTCTTCCAGAggtttctgtctcttctgtccCATCCTGGATTCCCCCACGTTGTGGCTGAAGAATTACActttatttcataataataatatgtatataATTGTACTTTTGTCATCCTCCACATGAGTgagtaaattaaaaaagaacaaaagatgaTTAAGAGTCATATGAATGAAGAAATCCTGCATTCTGTATCCATTGGTTTTTCCACCTGATGGACGAGATCATGATCTCATATCATCCGCCTTAGCAGGTAATAATTACACACATTCACTACCCCCCAGACACACAACAATGCACGTGGCAGTTCCTCTTTGTCTTGGGGGTTTTTCACCTTCTGCTTCTGTTGTATATAACTTCAGTCGGCACGAGAACAAGCAGACAAACTGCTCAACAACAGCGCCACTCTGGCCATTTATCAAGGTAAGGTCCATTATAGAACGCTCACTCTGATTCACTGTTTTAGTGTGTGATTGTCCTGTTTTTTCCTCCAGTAGGTATTTATACTTATATAGTGAGAAACATTTTCAGTAATCGCATCTGACTAGAACTTCATCAGCGAATCCACAAATCCATAATAATTGATGACGAAAATTGATCGATAATAATTTGCCTTTATCAATTAATCGAATGCTCATTTTAATAACAGCAGCTgtgtcccggatgtagcagcaacaaacgctgtttatccatcacgtgaagactcttcattaagtgctgctgtgttgaaagtgactttgttacttaatctgttctgccgctacatagtgatgaacggcgccaccacagaacagcgcaacttaaacggtgcagacacaaaatgtaacagcagcatgaaAATATGACGACATGGTTTTCAGTGGTCGTCAttgttgcctcagagccagaaggagctgtggagtttacatgttctcccgtgtctttctaataagcaaaacgtgaagtaatacatttttttatcagATTAATTGAAAAAATAATCAAACAGATCGCTTATCAAAAaatcgttagttgcagccctacatCTGaattatattcatttttttcattcagtATCTTAGcatcatattatattatgagtGCTCTAGTCATGTGTGAAACTAAAATCAACACAGTCAAGCTGTAAAGCAGTTCTCTGTTTATGGACGAGCCCTGAATTTAATTAAGGCTTGGTTGTAACCCAGTTACACGCGCGCTGTTCCATTCCCTGTTCAGTTGTTTCCCTTTCGTCCAGATGCGTGCATTGCTCCTCGTGGCCCTTCATGCTGCACTGTGCTGTCCCTCCTCTGGCAGCCATGGCGAGAACATACAGACACTGATGGACCATGGTTAGTGACTCTTCTCTTCCCTGCTCAATATTTTTGCGTCTCCCATTGTTGTTTACCTCGACTGAATTaaacgtgtgtgttttactagttctggttctgagggTGCCCTACGGTGTGGGCAGCCGTGTTCATGTCTCTCTGACCTGTGGAGAAGCTTATGAAAACCAGCCTGTGTTTTGGAAGAAGGATGGTAATAGAGCCAATTATTAATACTGCTGCAGATGCTTTTTCCTCTGTTTGTACTTCTTTTAGTGCTTTTATGAAGCCTCATCATCTCTGCTTTGACCCTTTTCATTCTATCAGGTATGGCCCTTAGTCCTCCATTGCAGGGAAACCAGGTCATGGTTCTGGTGGAAGAGATGGTTGGAGGAAACTACACCTGTCACCTTGGTCCAGATGGAGAATACCTCAACCACACGATGATCCTCATCCAACTCGACCCGGACAACAGAACTGTCATACTGGAAGAAAAATCCCCTGAAGAAGGTAAGAAAAGACAGACGGAGGGAGCAAGTCGGGAGAGAGATTACAGAAGGCACACACTGAGAGAGAAGACAAACACGAGATAAAGATTTGTTGCATTAGTGGACCTAGACCCAGAGTAAATGTCAGTGACTGGCTAAGATAAGAGCGATGGTGGGAGAGGCAGATAAGACAAACAGATGCAGGGATTCAGGCCAGAGGAGAGCACCTTTTGACAGATACAGTGAACAATGGGGCACGTGAGGAGAAAGTGTAAGAGAATGGAAGatgatttaaataataatgGAGGGTGTATGTTTATGTCACATCCTGCATTATATTGTCAGTGCTAAACTCCACACCTGTTGGTTCAAATTCCCAGAATGCTTTTGTTCACTAGGTCAAAGCCATTTTTTCCTCTTAAAAagctttctgcttttatttcaaataCGGCGTCATCCTGTGAAGGCGCTGAAAGCCGTCACTCTTTGAACCTTGACTGTGACTGCCTGTCTCTACACCGTAGCTTGTCTTTCTGTGAAACCTAAATTATTGAGGATTTGGTGTTTTTGTTCCTCCAGGTCACATCCATTGTTCAGCACCAAACTATAAAGGCTCCTTCCACTGCACCTGGAGAAGGACACAGTCTAGAGCCAATgcagctgtgctgctggtgaAGGCAGAGCGGTGAGGACCAAGACACATCCTCCTGAATCTGTAGCATCTCACTGTGAGTTTGAGCTCCGTACCAACGTCTTTGTCTTTGACGCAGGCACATGGAACAGATCCCATGTGTGCTGGATGCTGACAGCTCAGGCCTTCGCTGTGAGGACGTCAACTGCCCGTATAACGAGGAGAAACACCGCATCTCCCTCACACTTTACATCTACAGCGCCTCTCGCCTGGAGGTCTACACGAAGACGTTCTACCTGAGAGAGATCGGTAAGTCACTGTACTGCACCGCTGTCTGTGTCCACACGGGCTCGGCTTCAGGCACCAGTCCGTGGATGTGCACATCTAAATTAAAGGTGCACTAGTCAACGTATAGAGCGGCTCCACCTTACTGTAATAAATCTGTCTATTTTACCTTTTCTGCGTTATTCATTCTTTATTCAGTGAGGCCAGCAAGACTACCAAACCTGAACGTCAGTGACGGAAGGGTGTTCATGTGGAGGTACCCGGATTCCTGGGAGAAGCCTTGCACCTACTTTGGTCTGCACTTCCATGTCAAGGTTGTTCCCAGTGGCCATTTGTGTAACAGTGAAGAATACATAGTGGTAAGTGTTGCCGACATGATGTCGATCAGCACTAATCTTTGCTATGTGAAAATATATTTATCCTTCATGTGTCACCTTACAGAACGGTACCACTGAGGACACCAAGTATGACGTCAGCTTGAAGACCAAGAAGTACGTTTTCTGCGTTCGAGCTCAGGATAAGTTCACCAGAGGGCCGTGGAGCCCCTGGAGCCAGTGCATGTGAGTACGGTAGTGCTTGGACTATGAAATGTTTGGACTGCGACATGAATggaaatttattatttatccaAAAAATGCCAAATCATTCCACCCAAGTTGGATCTGATTCTTATTGTATAATTCCCACCTGTCCTGTCTCCAGAGTCAACAAACAACATGTGCACTGCTAACGCTGTCACTGGACTGCAGACATAACGGAAAGGAAGACATTTCAGCAAACTACAACATGAGGCATTGTGAATGTATacgtgtacagtatttattgatCCTGCCTTCTaagtatatttttttaattgattcctaaaatttagtttttttataaCTCTCTAAGTTATTCCTTAGGTATCTCAGCATTTCATAATAAACTAATGAACATTCATTTAGTGGGTGCATTTTATATGTAACATCAAACATTCACTCATTTGCAATGTCAATGCAACTACACACAATGAACGTACAAAAAAGGTTTATTGTCATATTATTTACATCAGGATGTCAGGAATAAGGTAAACACAACACAGATCTGTGAACCAgacaaaatctaaaaaaaaaacaaaaaaacaagtcatTCCTGATGTTAGAAGAACTTCAGGTGCCACTTACTGCACAATACTTCACTTTCCTCATCCCTAACTTGaaattctgacaaatcatgaaGATGCATTATGTTTCGAGGCTACAACACTAAATGCACAGTTTATGCTCATGTTTATTCTGCTCATTGATACTTGTGTTacaaaactgttttaaaaaagCACTAAACAAAATAGCAGGTAATGAAAAAAAGAACCCAAAGAGCTGAACCTTTCAGTCTCCAGAGATAAGTGTCATTTCTGAGCAATGTGCACACATATATCCACGCATCCATAGAAAGCTGACCTTATGTACATTATACACAGATATGACAAACTTAAACCTCTACAACAGAAAAACTGATGTTTTTCTTCAAACATGCTCAGTTGTTCTCATCTTAGCTACAACTTGCACTGCTCAGTGACTTTAGCTtgatcttttttcttttttgttacaATTAAAGCCTCATTTCATGCTGCCTGTATATTGTAGTTTTATGTCTTCCGTCCTATTGAGTAATAATGTTAACAATGCTAAAATGTATTCTTATAATTATAATACTCTTGGCCTCATGAAGTATTTCATTTTCACTCAGTTATACTTTACAATAATAACACAGTACCCGGCCATTGTTAATGTAGTCAgtgcaaaaatatataaaaaataccAGGATTGGGAAAAGACAGAGAACATGCTAGCATATAAATTAGGAAGCCCATCGCAGTCCTGAGCTTTTGAGTGTTCGCATCTGAATGGGTAGTGTAGGACCGGTAGTAAGGTTTGAACTTCATGATATGATGGTGGCATCAGATGCACTCCCTTCTCAGTGGTGCTGCCTTTTAGATAGGTACCTACATATGCACAATGCACACACATTTTCATTGTTGGAGTATTTTTCTCCTATATGGCAACATGTATCATGTCAAACTATTATGCAATTAAACTAATCATTGCTTAATTTCTGCGGTCCTACCTTTCCCAGTGTTTGTGGTTGAGTCCACTGAAGTCGTCAAGCTTGGCTATTTCTTTCAGGTACTGAGCCAGTTTATACAGCTCCCTGTCCTTCTCCCTGTTGAGGTGGGCTTTCATGAAGGGTCGAATCTGATGTATTGCACAAAATTAGCAAGTCATGtcaatgatgaagaggaggaccGGGTAAAACTGTGAATCATGCTGAATACCTTTAGTCCATTCTGTGGGTTCATGAGGAAATTTCGTCCTATGTCGTCAAACATaatggtgttttttttgttgtaaacTTCTCCGTACTTCCCCCATATCACACCCAGAGGCTTCACCTGGAGACGGGTACGCCATCAAACATGTTAAAGCAGCGCTGCTACAATTCTACAAAGCAACAGTGGGCACCTAATATAGACATTTTATTTCTACCAGTACTATGTATAACTCAAGCAGTAATAatgtattgtttgtgtgtgtgtgtgtgtgtaccaacCTCTACAACCCCTCTCTT
This Betta splendens chromosome 14, fBetSpl5.4, whole genome shotgun sequence DNA region includes the following protein-coding sequences:
- the ubtd2 gene encoding ubiquitin domain-containing protein 2, with protein sequence MGGCVGSHHDSSGSLNENSDGTGVALGRNQPLKRERPKWKSDYPMTEGQLRSKRDEFWDTAPAFEGRKEIWDALRAAASAFESNDHLLAQAILDGASITLPHGALTECYDELGNRYQLPVYCLSPPVNMIEERSDEPDGSDPDSGAADPSTGSASDPSSGGECQLRLRLSTGRDLQLVVRSTDTVGMMKRRLQSQEGVSATSQRWFFSGRPLTDRLRLDQLNISRDYVVQVILSQPPAPEPVTTVGHAPEVVEGVAAQPQEPTPVEN
- the il12bb gene encoding interleukin-12 subunit beta; its protein translation is MHVAVPLCLGGFSPSASVVYNFSRHENKQTNCSTTAPLWPFIKMRALLLVALHAALCCPSSGSHGENIQTLMDHVLVLRVPYGVGSRVHVSLTCGEAYENQPVFWKKDGMALSPPLQGNQVMVLVEEMVGGNYTCHLGPDGEYLNHTMILIQLDPDNRTVILEEKSPEEGHIHCSAPNYKGSFHCTWRRTQSRANAAVLLVKAERHMEQIPCVLDADSSGLRCEDVNCPYNEEKHRISLTLYIYSASRLEVYTKTFYLREIVRPARLPNLNVSDGRVFMWRYPDSWEKPCTYFGLHFHVKVVPSGHLCNSEEYIVNGTTEDTKYDVSLKTKKYVFCVRAQDKFTRGPWSPWSQCIVNKQHVHC